Genomic DNA from uncultured Ilyobacter sp.:
ACAAGAGTCGGAGTGGGAGAAGGTCTTTCCTATGTGTATGAAAAGCTCGATCTGGAGATACAAAACAGCAACAGAAAGGACAAAAAAAGTGACTCATATATTCTTGACTATTTGGATTTTACAGTAGCCTTTAACTTGCGAGATATTACAAGGTGGGATGTACTTGAAAATTATTATGCCGGTATGGGTATTTCTCATCGTTCTGGAATCTTTGGAGCTATAAACGGTGTAAACGGCGGATCAAATTTTTACACATTTTTCCTAGAGGCAGAATTTTAAAAATTCTGCCTTTTTTATTTTCCCAAGACATTGTTGTACTATATAACTTCTGTTAATACTTATTATAGACTTATTGTCCCGATAAAAACATATGTTTGATTTAAATTGTTTTTTGTGGTAATATATACCTTATATATAATAATGGGTCGAAATTTTAGTAGTTATTGTGATACAGGGTTGATGGTGTATTTATCAAAATATTTTATAATGATATTGGGGTGGGCTTAATGGAAAATAAAGTTTTGGTTACAGGATATTCAAAAATCCCAGGGGGAATTGCAGGTTCTGACGTCTATTCAGTTATAGGCTTGAGTCTATTGATAGATGCTAGCACCGGGAAGATCTTAGAAGCCGATACCAATCTGGTTATTTCTCTGGCAAGGCGGCATATAAATGACATTCTAGTGGGACAAAAGATAACAGACCTTCCACTTCTAGAGTACCGATTTAAAAGCGAATACCATGGTTCTGCAAGAAAGGCTCTCATTGTTGCAATGAAAATATGCTATGACAGATATCTAAAAGCTATTGAAAACAGAAAGAGTTTAGAAGAAAAAAATTAAAATTATAACTCTTAATTTTAAATACTCTTTCAACGATTTAAAGTAAAATTTTTTAGTCG
This window encodes:
- a CDS encoding DUF3870 domain-containing protein, translated to MENKVLVTGYSKIPGGIAGSDVYSVIGLSLLIDASTGKILEADTNLVISLARRHINDILVGQKITDLPLLEYRFKSEYHGSARKALIVAMKICYDRYLKAIENRKSLEEKN